A stretch of Synergistaceae bacterium DNA encodes these proteins:
- a CDS encoding phage major tail tube protein → MANLIPEKNINFSVYLNGGLDLLGVAEGAFPNFEAMTSEVKGAGIAGTVDSIVLGHFNSMTMSLTWRNVTKDFLKLFDHTTVDLDLYAAEQYYNAGTGEYEVVQLHAYMKATTKSQNVGNLVVGDNMDTQTEHEIHYITIDRDGKDWIELDKYNYIYRVDGIDRLAEVRAALGK, encoded by the coding sequence ATGGCAAATTTGATTCCGGAAAAAAATATAAATTTTAGCGTCTACCTTAACGGAGGGCTTGACCTGCTCGGAGTTGCGGAAGGAGCTTTCCCGAATTTCGAGGCAATGACCAGCGAGGTCAAAGGCGCAGGAATTGCAGGCACCGTCGACAGCATTGTATTAGGACACTTTAACTCTATGACAATGAGTCTCACGTGGCGCAACGTTACAAAAGATTTCTTGAAATTATTTGATCACACAACAGTAGATTTGGACTTGTACGCCGCTGAACAATATTACAACGCAGGCACCGGCGAATATGAAGTCGTACAGCTTCACGCATACATGAAGGCAACGACAAAGAGTCAAAACGTCGGGAATCTCGTAGTAGGCGACAACATGGACACCCAGACCGAACACGAAATACATTACATCACAATTGACCGCGACGGTAAAGACTGGATCGAGCTTGATAAATACAACTACATTTACAGAGTTGACGGCATTGACAGGCTCGCAGAAGTCCGCGCCGCTCTCGGAAAATAA
- a CDS encoding site-specific DNA-methyltransferase, producing MREGKVSLNLQRRIHTTQKPVELHMEILQDFSKENDVILDCFGGSGTTLIACEMTGRTCLMMEISPRYCDIICERYNKLTGIGQLKLF from the coding sequence ATCAGAGAAGGCAAAGTATCATTAAATTTACAGCGCAGAATCCACACAACACAAAAGCCCGTTGAATTACATATGGAAATTTTACAGGACTTCAGCAAGGAAAATGACGTTATTCTTGACTGCTTCGGAGGTTCGGGGACGACTCTAATAGCCTGCGAAATGACCGGCCGTACATGTCTAATGATGGAAATATCCCCTCGCTACTGCGATATTATTTGCGAACGATACAACAAATTAACGGGGATCGGACAATTAAAATTATTCTAA